The DNA segment ACACACAGCTTTTTATAAACCCACAGGGAGGGttcaaagcttcgctttaaatattTGACTGTGGTAATGCGCCTCAATCTGTGAATGCATAAATTGGGACCACATGCACTCCGTTTCGTAATAAAGTCAGTTCAAAGCAAGGGAGCACAGCCGCATGAGCTGATTCTCTCGTTGAGCAAAACAGCTCGGATCATACGATGCCTGGTgcactacgtcacgcaaaagCGATACTATCGCCGAAGATAATCGTCCGAGAATACGACCCAAACTTTCACCTGGTTTGTGTCTGCCAGGAGCGCAACTAAGCGAATGCAGGTCTTCGCGCAGCGGTCTACCTCTCACGAGGGCGTCGTCTGCCCATAACACACTTCCTAGATTTTACTCTGACGTCACACTATTGAAGCAGACTATAGTTGGTTCGATGCGTAGAAGAAacggaaaaaaaatataagacAGACACGTGCGGTGATTAGCGTGTCACATGTAGCAAGATTTATCTTTAATTATCAGCCGAGGTAGCTCaacggctttggcgttgcgctgctgagctctaggtggcgggttcgatcccgagcgcggcggccgcattccgactgGAGCGGAACGCATACACggccgtgtgccgtgcattgggcgcgCGTTAAACAGCTTCAGGTAGTCAACATTATTCCGGAGTCGGCGCAATGTCTCAATCATAATGCCTCATAATTGCATcctcgttttggcacgtaaaatgccagAATCTAATTTCTTATTCATTAATTTTTCTTCAAAAAAGTTAAAGACAGCAGGTCAGATATTTCGATTCGATTAAGTATTTGCGCTGTATTTTTCACTGTGTGCGGCTTAAGAGGAAGAAGTAGTGCGCGCATTATTTTCCGTAAACAAAAGATGACGAGCACGAGCGCAAACCGCGCGTGAGCTTGCGTTCGACTCGGAGCGTGCAAGAAGCGCAGCCTATGCTGTTTCTGACCGTCCAAGTCCTCACCTTTTAACCGGGCTAAGACGAGTGAGTGGCGCTTTTGCTCATCTTTCGTTCCCTCACTGTTCGTCTAAAAGTGGCATTGTGCCGCTCTGCTCTACAGCTACAAAACTATAGCGTCTTGCACCGAAGTTGGTTCATTTCATGTACACTTTACCTACAGTGACGTACTCAACGAGAGGTGTTCTAAGCCTAAGCGGAACCTTTCTAACCTTTTAAACTTCGCTGAGCATGACCTATTCTATGTAAACCTCAGAGCTACCGCACAGTTTCCCGTGAATTGATTTCTTGCTACGGCACTCGAAGAACGAGCTCTCACATTCAGTTTCTTGTCTCCGTCGCAGATAAGCAGAATTTGTTGCGGCTTCCCGGCGACGGCCGTTTGCCAGAGCCGCAAAGAACAGCAGCAACTGTGGTCGCGATCAGCCGGATCGAGTGGGTACGAGCATCCCGTCTGCCCACATCCACGACAGTGAACGACACGAGTGTCATGAAGTGTACCGACGTCAGCGACGACGCCTTCAGCATTACCTACGTGGCGTCGCGTGGCGCAGCGTGTTCCTTCAACTTGACGCCACCTCCCATCCTTGTCACTGCGCTACCGCGTCCATTCGACCCCGACCGCTGTTTTGTCGTCGGTGAGAATATCTACTGGACCGAGAACCGCGGCAACGCCAAGCTCGAGATTCAAGCTGCCATTTGCGACTACGACATGGATGTTCTCCAGAAGACCAAACACGCTCCATTCGTACGATACCCGGAGCCAACCAGTAACAACAACGAGGACGTCCAAGAGAGGAAAAGTAGCGGCACAGGTGAGCCGGATACCGTTGTCTACACGAACTACGATGCCGCAGCGCTGCACTCGAGTAACACCAAGAGCTGCAGCAAGGCACAGCTGGGACCGGCAACCAACGGGCAGGAGCCGTGGGAAGGACTCGAGGATGGTCACCACGGTCACGTGGTCCGGACTTCCCGAGGACCCCGGCTGGATGCGACTGCTTCGACACTACCACGTGTAGTCGTGTGCTTCATCAACGTCCCAACGCTCGCGTAGCTACAGGAAGGCGCTTAGCCACGACATCTAGGCGGAAAGTCATGCGTGGGGCTTCCGAACCACGGACTCGTTTACCTCGTAGAGGGCACGAGAACAAAGTCAACCAAAATATTCTTGCGTCAAGTTTGCTCAGTTGTATTAGGTTTGCAAAAAATGTATTAATGTCACGTTAAAGGATTATTGCGATCCAAATCTTTGTGCACTGTATTTGATGTTTTAATtcttttattaaggcgaaagccttaagtagCTCGTTGCAATGGCCCATGCCCGAAAAAGGCGGCGTCTGGTCCAATGATGCAAAAAAAAGTTGAGtggcacaaaaaagaaatatcgcCAGCAATCGCGTGTACCCGAAATACATAACAATCTGTAATGGCGCATGCCGccgcaagcaagcaaagatgcaatggctgaatttgagtgaagacaaaaaaaaaaagaagaacgaaggaaagacaAAGAAAATATGAACATCAGGAATGTCTCGTAcatcccgtaagcaagcaaaatgcaatgactgaatatgaaagagaaaaggaaagaaagaaagaacaaaaaaaaaggagaacaaagaaagagcggaagaaatgaaaaaaagacggaaagagagaacgaaagaaagaacaaaggaagCTTTAAGTAGTGCagtaggtgctcgcatgtgttgTTGAGAAGGTCGATTTACAGCGCCATTCGTTTGCTTCACaatgcggctcgttatgtctttcAAAAAGTTTGACGCGGTGTCCGTGTGCAATTTCTTTAGGATTTCTGCTCATTTGCACAAATGTTATACACCTTTTCGCTGTTTAGAGCATAGGCCCTGAACGGCTTCCGGTTTTGCTCACTGACATAGACCGTCAAATTTagcggcaacaaaaaaaaagggcaaTGACAAGTTGCAACAGTGCGTTAAAACAGAAGTCCTCAAATTTTCGATACTTTCCCTCTGACCCGGATGAGTGGGTCTGGGTCGTGGGCCGCGTAGAGGCAGCCGCGAGGGAGCAGGGACTCAGGGCCGACTAACGGCCATGGTCTCCAGCAATTGATGAAACCACAAGCCATTGGTTTCAAATAAGAACTTTGTCCATCTATCCTGCACCTAATTACAGTTTTACACGTCAAGCTTACCCTAaataatgcaaaaaaatatatttgtctTGCGCCTTTATCTGTAAACGCAAAAACATTTCGGCACAACCCACATTACGATGACTATCCACCGTAATGGGCTTAAAATGGAAGCAATATCGCGACACAAAGTATTAACACCATCGAAACGTTTTATATATTAGGCGTGCTGCAGTGGGGCTAAGAACACTCCGCCATCCAGTGGCGCCGCCTAGAAGCCcgcacatggcctccgaaatgcttGGCGCGCCGATGCATGCGCTGAGAAATACATCACGCGGTAACCGGACTCCTCTCTCGCACCTATTTCTGAACAATTTGCACCATGTATAGTAGCGCTGCCAATAAGCCCGCGCGTTGCCTCCGAGTCAAGATCGCAGCGTAGCGCGCAGGTGCGTGCGAGCTCTACCCAAagacacatactcagtgacccaagctggcgagaggttcattgaagagcggcacatagccagtgcACTCGCGGTGCAGCGCGCTAAAGACTTGCCATGaaagtcgttcattgaaaagcggtgcATACCTAGTGTCGCAGCTTGCTTAAGCGTCGGGCTGCTGCCTGCGAGGAATCCGTGTAAAGAGAATTCTACTCTACCCAGCACTGGAGACATTTCCAAAGTTTTCTAATGGTAAACTCGGCTGCACCAAATGCAGTCTGGCTCATCGCCTGCTGCACTACTCCTGTTGCGTGGTACATCCCCCTGTGCCGTCTATCGGCACCACCGTAAGGTCTGCGCTCGGGGCGGGTTCGATTCCGCGAAGAGCACTGAAAGTTGGCATTTAAGTCGTTAATTTGTCATACACCTACTGGCActtacccagtgatccaagttggtatcaagaggttcattgaagatcaGTACCGAGCGAGTGGCACTTGCACAGCACTCTAAGCGTGAAgtattcattgaagagcggtacatacccaTGCCACATACCTAGTCCCACATGCCTATAGTGACCCATGTCGGTTTCAAGGAGGTTCGCCGAAGAGCAGCACACAGGCACagagtgccacatacccagtgacccaagttggctagatggttggtttcgaatccTATTCCCTCAGCATAGCAGCCCGAAGCCCTACGCGTTCGACGATGGACTACCCTATGACATAGGTTTGCtggaagacagacagacagacagacagacagacagacagacagacagacagacagacagacagacagacagacagacagacagacagacagacagacagacagacagacagacagacagacagacagacagacagacagacagacagacagacagacagacagacagacagacagacagacagacagacagacagacagacagacagacagacagacagacagacagacagacagacagacagacagacagacagacagacagacagacagacagacagacagacagacagacagacagacagacagacagacagacagacagacagacagacagacagacagacagacagacagacagacagacagacagacagacagacagacagacagacagacagacagacagacagacagacagacagacagacagacagacagacagacagacagacagacagacagacagacagacagacagacagacagacagacagacagacagacagacagacagacagacagacagacagacagacagacagacagacagacagacagacagacagacagacagacagacagacagacagacagacagacagacagacagacagacagacagacagacagacagacagacagacagacagacagacagacagacagacagacagacagacagacagacagacagacagacagacagacagacagacagacagacagacagacagacagacagacagacagacagacagacagacagacagacagacagacagacagacagacagacagacagacagacagacagacagacagacagacagacagacagacagacagacagacagacagacagacagacagacagacagacagacagacagacagacagacagacagacagacagacagacagacagacagacagacagacagacagacagacagacagacagacagacagacagacagacagacagacagacagacagacagacagacagacagacagacagacagacagacagacagacagacagacagacagacagacagacagacagacagacagacagacagacagacagacagacagacagacagacagacagacagacagacagacagacagacagacagacagacagacagacagacagacagacagacagacagacagacagacagacagacagacagacagacagacaggacggacggacggacggacggacggacggacggacggacggacggacagacggacagacagacagacagacagacagacagacagacagacagacagacagacagacagacagacggacggacggacggacggacggacggacggacggacggacggacggacggacggacggacggacggacggacagacagacagacagacagacagatagagatagatagatagatagataaacaagCGAGGAAACAGCCCCTGAAAGTGGGTGGAGTACgttaagaatgctaatcgcattaaaaaagaTTTTCCGTACATTAAAACAACTAACTTACAAAAGCATTCTCTTTTCCGGCCTAGTAAACTGCATAAAGTACGTGTCCGGGAGTTTCTTAGGGCCGCATGCTCGCTGCTGATATCGCATACCTTATAATAGAAGTTTAAAATAGGGGTCTAGAGCTTATAGGAAATCCCACAAACGACCACTTTGCGTTCGCGTTCTGCTCTGCCGGGAAGGTGCTTAAGAATAGGGTTCCCGGCTTGCGTTGAGTCACGCAATTGCAGCGCCCTTCCTGCACACCgaagaaaaattaaaacaatctcagaaaaaaaaagaaaatacaatacgTAGGATTTTACACGCCGAAAGTATAGCTGAGATATTCACAGCGACGTTGACAAGACACAAAGTGGGTTTGGGCTGCCCGCCTATTTCTTTTAGCGATAGGGGCGTGCGAAAAACCAAACCTAAAGACACTATTCGGGCTGAGCGCATGCGCTGTGGTGAGGAGCCCCCTATCTTTGGGTGCCCCCTATTATGAAGCTAACTAATATGTATAGTTGAAATAAATTCTTGGATTTTACGTGcgaaaccacgatctaattagtAGGCACGCCGCACTGGgtgactacggattaatttcggCCACTGAGGGGTCGTTAACGGGcagccaatgcacggtacacgagcgcattagcattccgcccccatcggaatgtggccgccaCGACTGAATATTCAaattgcgacctcgtgcttatcactGCAAggctatagccgctaagccaatCGCGGCGGGTAGTATAATTGCACTTCAAATGCGCTTTGACATCTGTATGCACAGGAAATAATGttaaagcgatagctttcttCGGCTCTTCCCCCCCAACTTTGTGGTTTGTCAGTGTATGGCCCTTCTTGGGTAACTATGTTGGCACACTAGTTGCAATTAGTTGTTACTAGAAATTATTAaataaaactcagtgcccttccactcagtgaagaaggatgaccagcgaagctgggtGTGTGGGCCCCTTATGGCGAACtgcagctccgccgcgggtcggcccggcgctgcactatcttcggtaacAGCGTATGTATGgggatgcttaacgcctgcttcactttcgccgcgggtcggctcggtattgcactatcttcgggatggggcCACGTGTGGGAAGTTCTGTGTTTATACGCGGACTCGATCctggggaactagcccttaacagcatcgctgtaaaaaataacagcctcgctgtaaaaagcctagctgtaaaaaaaaaacgttgaccCCTAGCATGAAAGCTCGATGCTCTAAACATTTGACCATGGACGCATGCCTGAAAATGCGGACTAAACTACTGCAATCCAGCGCTTCCCACGAATCGGTGAGCTAGGCGCGTGGGGTCGCAACAAATTTACTTGTATAAAGTAAGCGCGCGCATCTTCTAGACGACGACAAGGAAAGCAGTTACGAAAGTACGCCCTGGTATGTTAAGTTTTATTTGAGTTAGAATCTTAATAAGAAGTCTTGTAAGAGCGCCTGCTTCTTGTCCAATCTCGCgcagtgggtatgagccactctttggcaacaacagtaaATTCGCTGTGCGGCTCTTGCCATTGAGTGGCACTGTGGCACGTTTCAGGAAGTTCAAGCACGTCGTGTCTTGTGCTTGAAGCCGTTTTAATGCTGACTAGATGTACCGCTTTCTCTGAAACGGACGTTCGCCAATGAAATCTGCAGCGCATCTCTTGTCGTAATTCGCAACCTATCGCTTGCAAAGACATCAACCTAAAGTTTGTTCTGCCGATCTTTTATCAAGAGCCATTGAAGGCGTACGCAGACTATTTAAAGAAAGAATCCCGTAACTGGAAAGCACGACCGCGGGAGATACACGGGCGAAAATATACGTTTGTGCAACTCTAAGTATGATTGTTACGTATACACAGGCTCGATATACGACCTTATCAGATTAGACCTCCAATGCAGAGTTGCAGATCGACGTTCCTCGGTAAACTTTGTCTCCTTCAGTTCAGCCACTACTATCCAGCAGCCTCTTGACTGATATTGTGGAAACGGCGTTAGTATTGTGAAAACGTTTGCGTTTTATAGACTTCTGACACCAATGTTAATATTGTCTGCTCTATTCCATGACGTGCGCAGGCCATATTGAAGTCCCTTTCCTGCGTGACGCTTGACAGCCGTTTTCATTCTTCCTTCGAAAGGTCTGCACACTGAAACGACTCAAAATGAATGCAAAATAAAGACTCAAAATTTCATTTTACGTCTACAGGAAGAAGCGAAGCAATTTTGGCCAGTTCCCACCGAAAACTTTGAGAAAACTTTGTCTCTCCGACGCAACTAGGGCCTTTTGTTTCACCGTCTGAGAAATTCTCTAAAGTCAGAGTGCTGGACATATAAAGAACTAAACATTTGCTTTTTGGCGACACGAAGCCGAACTTTCGCAGGACATACGCGTTATTTTCACTTCTAAACTCGGCAGGTGTCGCCTTAGTGAAGAGAACTGCGTGAAGTCTGCTTTCACTCACGTCGGCTTCTTGTTTTTTGCTGGTTTGGTAGTTGCTGTTTATACTAGACCGTTTTCATGACGTCAGTTGTTGCCCTACTTGCATTACGAGTCAGAAATAGAAAACTTGCTGCTTGCAGTATTAACAACGGTCTTctttattttctatttattttcattttgttttcaacGTGTGCGAAGATAATATTGAATGTCGTGGTGTGGAAaggcagcaaaaaaataaaaaataaaagccgTAATATCCAATACTCTGCTAGGAATTAAgcctacgcaaaaaaaaaggaaataaaggaatGAAGAACGAAAAGCTTTATCTTGTTTTAACACGATCAGTCTACAGATTCACTATGTTTTACATTCCATAAGACTCCTCGCGTACTACTGAGCAACAGCATGTTTGCTCTGAATTATCGGAACTATGAAGATGGTCGAACGTGCTGGAGGTATGGACAGTGCGCGCATCCGCTGACGTCGAACAAATATTCGCTTGCGCCATATACGTGTGCACGCGCCGTACATTTCCCATTGCGTCTCAAATAAGTGTGGCCTGTCAtaatggctcagtggctatgaagTTGCACTGCCGAAAACGAGGTAGCGGAATCGATCCCTGGTCGTGTTTGCCGCATTCCGCTACGGGTTAAATGCATAATCGCTCGTGTTCCATGCTGCGGGCGCAGATTGAATTGAAGTCAGGCggtcaaaataatccggagtcctgCACATGAGGCACCTTTCATAACCAACTGCGAATTTCCTGGACATTAAACCCAACATTTTAAGTCGTTAAAATAAATGTTTGAATTCCCCAGCTATCCAAATATACGTAAGGAACTTTCATAAACTCCAAGTTTGAAGGAGTTCTTCAATTTGGgcagctttattattttttttatctggAAAGTCCGTCGATTAATATTTTGTAGATTCATGCTGCTTTATCGTGGGTGATCGTTCtattcttttcttattttcttgttcTAAAATTCCGAAAATGTAGCTAATAAAACTCAATGCAAGCGCGTTTCTACAGAGAACGACAGGACGATGTCACGAGATAGCGCGTCTTTTATTATACCACGAAGGCTGCGCAGGGACAGACCGCCTAGCAAACAAAGAGGGTGGTAGAAGCAATATTAAGATTCTTCTATTAGAAGTGAGGCAAACTGCACCCACTGGGAGCACTTAACTTACACTGTGGTGAGTCTTCAGTTTCTTCTTTCCCTGTAGAGTGGAATGCATCATAATTATTTCAGAAGGATTTGGCTGCATTTTTGCTTGTTCAGCCCCTGAACACTCATGTTATCGCGATTCAGTCACGACCCTGATTACGCTGGCACGTGATTATCGAGTGCTTTTCGTTTCAAGATTCGCGACCCATGCAAATAAACCTTGGCTCAGCAGAAGAAAATGGTGGCGAAACAGTTTAAAGCTATAACGGCCTTTATCTGAACTATATTATCGAACAAATAATAGTAATGTAAAGCTTCAGCGAAAATGGGGACATTCTGCCAGAGCAAACCGGTGCGAAGGAAATTCACCCATGGGAGTGATTTTCTCGCTAAATGAAACTGCGCTTGTGTGATTGTATTCCGTGCCAGTGGTCTAACAGAATGCAT comes from the Dermacentor variabilis isolate Ectoservices chromosome 2, ASM5094787v1, whole genome shotgun sequence genome and includes:
- the LOC142570845 gene encoding uncharacterized protein LOC142570845, translated to MKCTDVSDDAFSITYVASRGAACSFNLTPPPILVTALPRPFDPDRCFVVGENIYWTENRGNAKLEIQAAICDYDMDVLQKTKHAPFVRYPEPTSNNNEDVQERKSSGTGEPDTVVYTNYDAAALHSSNTKSCSKAQLGPATNGQEPWEGLEDGHHGHVVRTSRGPRLDATASTLPRVVVCFINVPTLA